CATATATGTAGATATGATGAGAAGTAATAGTGATAGTTATGTACTGTAAGATACAGTCAAGGGTAAGGTTTTGTTTTATGGGGACTATTAACCCCTTGCAGAAATCTAAAAACTTGATACAATAATGCTTAAGGTCTAAAAAATAAGTATATAGGAGAATAACAAATGACTCTACTCACTAAAGTTAACTACTCACTAGCGACTGTTTCTAGCATTGTTGGTGTTAGGTTTGCTCAAGTTACGCAAGCTGCAGAAATCAATTCAGATACACCAGATTGTGGCAATGATGCTGGCAACCCCATATTGCAAGGTGCATGTAAAGCCAAAGATGATTCCCAGCAATCAGATTTGACTGTCAATATCACCAATATTACCAACTTCTTACTTTATGCAATCGGTGTAGTGTCAGTAATCATGCTGATCATTGGTGGTTTTCGCTATGTCCTCAGTCAAGGTGACCAAAAAGCTGCGGAATCTGCTAGAAACACCATCCTGTATGCAATTATTGGGATTGTGATCGCCATACTGGCCTTTGCAATCGTCCGCTTCGTAGTCGGTCAGTTTTCTGTAGAGAATTAGAAGTCTAATGTCTATCATTAATTCAAGATTATTTTTTAATGTTGGTATATATCAATCATGATAGTAGACTATATATATAGTTTGGGATTCTCGATATGGAAAGCTTTTGCAGCTTGCGGGAATTTTGCTAGCATTAAAGATGGAGCTGACTGCGTTGCAAATAATACAGAGCTTAGCAAGAATACTGAACTTAGTAGTGTCTTTAGCAAGGTAACCAATATCCTGCTTGTGATTATTGGGATTGCTTCAGTGATCGTCATTATCATTGCTGGACTCAGAATGGTGGTCTCTCAAGGAGATCCTAAGTCCTTTGAGTCAGCTAGAAACACCATCCTGTATGCAATCGTTGGGATTGTGATAGCCTTGCTAGCCTATGCAATTATCAGTTTTGTTCTAAATAGCATTACTGGAACCACTTAAGTCTAGATCTTGATAGCGCTAAGACTAGATTAATTTCCTAGATAAAAGATTTGCAGCTAAACTATTTGGATTCTCTTTCGCGTCACCTTTTTGTGTGTTTCGACTGATGACATCTCTTGATCATTCTCAGTTTTGCCAACATTAAAAGTAGCGTATTGGAATCTTGATTGTTGTTTTTGTTAGTTTTCTAGGGTACCTATAGACCAGTAGGAACCTTACTACTTGGTATCTGTAGATTTCTTGACTGGTGCTTTCTTAGCAGGAGTTTTCTTGGACTGAGATATTTTCGTACTCTTTTTGACAGCCTTCTTGGTAGCAGGTTTTGTTGAAGCCTCAGTCTTGGGTTTAACAGTAGACTTAGTAGCCTGATCAGTTACTAGATTGCTGGACTTCCTGACGGTATTTGCAGCCTTGGTTAGACTAGATTTCTTGCGAGCTACAGTATTGCGATGCAATACGCCCTTCTTGACTGCTCGATCTAGACTAGATACAACCTTTTTAAACTGTTCTTGATCATAATTTCCTGCCTTGACTTCTATTAAGAAGTTCTTGGTCAATGTTCTGAATTCAGTTTTGACCAACCGGTTATTGGCTCGTCGTCTAATTTCTTGTTTGGATCGCTTGATTGCTGACTTTATAATTGGCATAATGGTTATATTACCTTATTATCTAATAAAAGTAAAGCTTTACTATCAAGTATTCCTCAAGTATAATAAAATCATAAACAAAATCTCATACAATTAATGTCAAATAACCGCGCAAAGGAGGAGAGTGGCTAGAAAAAGTACAATAGTTCAAGACGATGATGATTTGGTAGTAGATGATTCATTTTTGGATATGGATGAAAGTGATGACCAAAACTGGATAGATGGAGATGATGACGTAGAAGGACAACTCAATGTAGATGTTTACCAAACCAAGACTCATGTAGTAATCATGGCTCCGATTGCCGGAATTAGTCCCGACAAATTAGATATTGCAATCAGTGATGATGTGGTGACCATCCGAGGAAGTAGAGAGGAAGGCGCACAAACAAAAGGTAGAGACTACTATATCCAGGAGTGCTTCTGGGGATCTTTCTCGAGATCTGTGATTTTACCCACTCCAGCAATAGCTGACAAGGCAGAGGCTAAGATGGAAAATGGTGTAGTGACAATCAAGATTCCTAAAGTAGCCCAGGAAAAAGTCCGCAAGATCAAGGTCGTTGCCGCCTAGTATTCTCTAGCCGGTACTACACGCCACAATCCACTATCCTACGATTCTACGAAAGACTTTTTTGTTATATTCCAGAAGATTATCACAGGTCTTGTTTTATTGTATTCTTAAACCTTCACAAGGCTTATGTCTTCTACATCCTATCAGGTACTTCAATCCCTAATAATTCTAATCCCCGAGTAATCACTCTAGCTGTCAGATCAAACAAGCTAACCTTGGCTTGTTTGAGTTCCTGATTAGGCTCAGATAAAACTTTTGAATACTCATAGAGTCTATTGGATTCTTTTGCTAATTGATAGAGGTATTCTGCAACCCGGTGTGGAAAAAGCTCTCTAGCACTCTCGGCCAATACTTGATCAAACCTTAATAATTCTATGATTAGTTGCTTGGCAGAAGCATCAAGCCCAGTCAGATTCTGAAAATCTGGCTTGATCTGAGACTTCTTAACCAAGGATCGCAACCTGACTACAGTGTACTGGATATAAACTGATGAATAACCATTCAATGAAAACATCTTGTCAAAATCATATAGGATACTAGTCTTACGATGTTGGGCTAAATCTGCAAATTTGATCGCACCAAGCGCAATCTTTTGATAATCTTGACTTGTCAGCTGATTACTGGCAAACTGAGTCTTGGTATATTCGAGGACTTGATTTATTAAATCCTCAAGTAGTATTACACCCTTACGAGATGAGATCTTCGAACGCTTACCATCTACCATTTCATCAATATTACCAAATTCAGCATGCACTAAATCAGCTTGATCAAGACCCAATTTGCTTGCTAAGGCAAATACCTGACGAAAATGAAAGCTTTGCTCCACAGAAACTACATATATTATCCTATCTGGATGCCAACGATCAACTCGATACTTGATAGTAGCAATATCACTTGTAGCATAAAGATTAGTCCCATCTGACTTTCTGATCATTATTGGTGTCTCTATTCCTTGATCATTGAGATCGACAATAATTGCTCCCGATTCACCCTTCTTAGCAACACCTGACTCAAGCATCTCGTCCACCATTTGACTAGCCATTTCTTGATAAAAGGCCTCTCCTATTGTCTGATCTGCCTTGACATTCAGTATACCCAACATTCGGTTCATATCATTAATCGACAAATCATAAAACCAATTATAGAGCTCTATAGTTTCTGGATCCTTGTTGGCTAGTTTGATTAGTTCCCGCTTAGCTTGGTCTATCAAATTAGGCTCCTGACTGAGTGCTTGACGAAACTTGATATAGAGATCATTGAGTTCATAGACTCCACGCTCCTCAACTGCCTGCTTGTTTCCCCAATGTTTATAAGCATAGACCCACATCCCGAAAGGAGTTCCCCAATCTCCAAGATGGTTGTCACCAACTACACTATAGCCAGCATTCCGAAGAATCTGAATAATTGCCCAACCCTGAACTGTAGGTCGAATATGTCCTACCGAAAATGGCTTGGCAATATTAAGCCCAATAAAATCAACTACAGCCAGCTGGTTATTGGCAGGGAGCTGTCCATAATCTAGATTTGCAGATTTTGCCTGCTCTAATTTATCAATCAATAGTCCAATTTGAAACTTAATGCTAAGTTTAATATTAAGGTAGGATCCAACAAATTCATAATCCAGATCACTGAGATATTTTTTTAATACGCTTTCAAGTTTATCTCGTAAATCTTGAATCTTGATCTGATACTTAGATAATAGTGGGGCTAAAATCAAGACCAAATCAGCATCAAACTTTGATTGATCAGTTTTCCAAGCCAAATCCTCGGGGCGAATATCTAAAGTCCGAGCAATCTCTTGAGTTAATTTATTAATCGTCATAAATCATCATAAAATGGTGTGGACGATGGGTCTCGAACCCACGACCTACGGGACCACAACCCGGCGCTCTACCAACTGAGCTACGTCCACCATAGACTAATGGTACCCGTGGAGAGAGTCGAACTCCCGACCAATGGTTTAGAAAACCACTGCTCTATCCGCT
The sequence above is drawn from the Candidatus Saccharibacteria bacterium genome and encodes:
- the argS gene encoding arginine--tRNA ligase, translating into MTINKLTQEIARTLDIRPEDLAWKTDQSKFDADLVLILAPLLSKYQIKIQDLRDKLESVLKKYLSDLDYEFVGSYLNIKLSIKFQIGLLIDKLEQAKSANLDYGQLPANNQLAVVDFIGLNIAKPFSVGHIRPTVQGWAIIQILRNAGYSVVGDNHLGDWGTPFGMWVYAYKHWGNKQAVEERGVYELNDLYIKFRQALSQEPNLIDQAKRELIKLANKDPETIELYNWFYDLSINDMNRMLGILNVKADQTIGEAFYQEMASQMVDEMLESGVAKKGESGAIIVDLNDQGIETPIMIRKSDGTNLYATSDIATIKYRVDRWHPDRIIYVVSVEQSFHFRQVFALASKLGLDQADLVHAEFGNIDEMVDGKRSKISSRKGVILLEDLINQVLEYTKTQFASNQLTSQDYQKIALGAIKFADLAQHRKTSILYDFDKMFSLNGYSSVYIQYTVVRLRSLVKKSQIKPDFQNLTGLDASAKQLIIELLRFDQVLAESARELFPHRVAEYLYQLAKESNRLYEYSKVLSEPNQELKQAKVSLFDLTARVITRGLELLGIEVPDRM
- a CDS encoding Hsp20/alpha crystallin family protein, encoding MARKSTIVQDDDDLVVDDSFLDMDESDDQNWIDGDDDVEGQLNVDVYQTKTHVVIMAPIAGISPDKLDIAISDDVVTIRGSREEGAQTKGRDYYIQECFWGSFSRSVILPTPAIADKAEAKMENGVVTIKIPKVAQEKVRKIKVVAA
- the rpsT gene encoding 30S ribosomal protein S20, with translation MPIIKSAIKRSKQEIRRRANNRLVKTEFRTLTKNFLIEVKAGNYDQEQFKKVVSSLDRAVKKGVLHRNTVARKKSSLTKAANTVRKSSNLVTDQATKSTVKPKTEASTKPATKKAVKKSTKISQSKKTPAKKAPVKKSTDTK